A single window of Tiliqua scincoides isolate rTilSci1 chromosome 10, rTilSci1.hap2, whole genome shotgun sequence DNA harbors:
- the LOC136661054 gene encoding C-X-C chemokine receptor type 3-2-like, translated as MNISIWDDDTYEFPTGSYPDINPRTIPCTREEVGAFARYFGPAILSLAFVVGLVGNGLVLAVLGRHWCPWHFADCFLFQLAMADLLLILTLPFWATQFTQGWVFGELLCKLLGALSTMNSYSTVFLLACISIERYFVIVHTVLLEHRWRLSHMFLVSAALWGICFGLSAVELHFRTVAHFSQAKAQLCYRGFSPKEANSWRLGLRFTSFTLGFLLPLLVMAYCYCRIFAQLCQARLFCKNSAVHLLLPILVLFILCWAPFQGFLLVDSLQRLGHLERDCAREKVLDFGLLFTESLGLLHSCLNPLVYAFAGIKFRRELSRLFHRWDRSEEQRQSLSSQDHSLATEVSTARAADFSIML; from the exons ATGAACATCTCAATCTGGGATGATGACACCTATGAG ttTCCCACTGGGAGCTACCCAGACATTAACCCCAGAACAATCCCCTGCACTCGAGAGGAGGTCGGAGCCTTTGCACGCTACTTTGGGCCAGCCATTTTGTCCTTGGCCTTTGTGGTGGGACTGGTCGGCAATGGGCTGGTGCTGGCCGTCTTGGGAAGGCACTGGTGCCCCTGGCACTTTGCCGACTGTTTCCTCTTCCAGTTGGCCATGGCTGACCTCCTGCTCATCTTAACTCTCCCCTTCTGGGCCACGCAGTTCACCCAGGGCTGGGTCTTTGGAGAACTTCTCTGCAAGCTGCTAGGGGCCCTCTCCACCATGAACAGCTACAGCACTGtcttcctcctggcttgcatCAGCATTGAGCGCTACTTCGTGATTGTCCACACCGTGCTGCTGGAGCACCGCTGGAGGCTCTCCCACATGTTCCTGGTCTCCGCTGCGCTGTGGGGGATCTGCTTTGGCTTGTCTGCCGTGGAGCTGCACTTCCGCACAGTGGCCCACTTCTCCCAGGCGAAAGCACAGCTCTGTTACCGGGGATTCAGTCCCAAGGAGGCAAACTCATGGCGTCTTGGACTGCGCTTCACCTCCTTCACCCTGGGCTTCTTGCTGCCCCTCCTGGTGATGGCGTACTGCTACTGCCGCATTTTTGCCCAGCTGTGCCAAGCCCGGCTGTTCTGCAAGAACTCAGCCGTGCATCTCCTGCTGCCGATCTTGGTCCTCTTtatcctctgctgggctcccttcCAAGGCTTCCTCCTGGTGGACAGCTTGCAGCGCCTGGGCCACTTGGAACGAGACTGTGCACGGGAAAAGGTGCTGGACTTTGGCTTGCTCTTCACGGAAAGCCTGGGCCTGCTCCACTCCTGCCTCAACCCCTTGGTCTATGCCTTTGCGGGGATCAAGTTCCGAAGGGAGCTTTCCAGATTGTTCCACCGTTGGGACAGGagtgaggaacagaggcagagcctctccagccAGGACCACAGCCTGGCCACAGAGGTCAGCACCGCCCGGGCTGCAGATTTCTCCATCATGTTGTGA
- the LOC136661644 gene encoding C-X-C chemokine receptor type 3-like, which yields NIYTIQAFEKVFLPIVYILIFLLGLWGNIMVLVVLLRAKESLPGTDVFIFNLALANILLVVTLPFWVTQAVHGWIFQGFLCKVVGGIFKINFYASIFFLVCISIDRYLSIVCVIRMYNRRKSSLVLLASLAVWVLCILLTMPDFIFLNTEYHSRQNLTSCSLIFVSHSAKVWKIGLSIFNQVVAFFLPLVAMGFCYICVILTLLHSKGFQKHKALKVIFAVVAVFFLCWTPYYLVQFVGILIDLKVLEEDCERESQLAIAEAITTSLGFLHCCLNPILYAFVGIKFRNRFLELLQHMGCVSQEFLKRHSRLLSHRRDSTWSESTEASYTGL from the coding sequence AACATCTACACAATCCAGGCCTTTGAGAAGGTCTTTCTGCCCATCGTCTACATCCTGATCTTCCTCTTGGGGTTATGGGGCAACATCATGGTCTTGGTGGTCCTGTTGAGAGCCAAGGAGTCCCTGCCTGGGACGGACGTGTTCATCTTCAACCTGGCCCTGGCCAACATCTTGCTAGTGGTGACGCTCCCTTTCTGGGTCACCCAGGCTGTGCATGGCTGGATCTTTCAGGGCTTCCTCTGCAAGGTGGTCGGCGGCATTTTCAAGATCAACTTCTATGCCAGCATCTTCTTCCTGGTCTGCATCAGCATCGACCGCTACCTCTCCATTGTGTGCGTCATCCGCATGTACAACCGCAGGAAGTCCTCTCTGGTCCTCCTGGCTTCCTTGGCTGTTTGGGTCCTCTGCATTCTATTGACCATGCCAGATTTCATCTTCCTGAACACCGAGTACCATTCCCGCCAGAacctcacctcctgctccctcatTTTTGTCTCGCACTCCGCCAAGGTGTGGAAGATTGGCCTGAGCATTTTCAACCAGGTGGTGGCATTCTTCCTTCCCCTGGTGGCCATGGGCTTCTGCTACATCTGTGTCATCCTCACTCTGCTACACTCCAAAGGCTTCCAGAAGCACAAAGCCCTGAAAGTCATTTTCGCCGTGGTGGCCGTCTTCTTCCTCTGCTGGACGCCCTACTACTTGGTTCAGTTTGTGGGCATCCTGATTGACCTCAAAGTCCTGGAGGAGGACTGTGAGCGGGAGTCCCAGCTCGCAATCGCTGAGGCCATCACCACCAGTCTGGGCTTCTTGCACTGTTGCCTCAACCCCATACTCTATGCCTTTGTCGGCATCAAGTTCCGGAACCGTTTCCTCGAACTCCTTCAGCACATGGGCTGCGTGAGTCAAGAGTTCCTGAAGCGACACTCCAGGTTGCTGAGCCACCGGAGAGACTCGACGTGGTCCGAGAGCACTGAAGCCTCCTACACAGGACTCTAG